Proteins encoded by one window of Mesorhizobium sp. INR15:
- the xdhA gene encoding xanthine dehydrogenase small subunit, giving the protein MAKVNIRNEIRFILNGQDVVLSSVAPDETLLDWLRLNRSLRGTKEGCAEGDCGACTVLVGKLAAGGLVYESVNACIRFLGSLDGTHVVTVEHLHGAPGHLHPVQQAMVDFHGSQCGFCTPGFIMSLYGLWMKSPDPSDAAIEKALQGNLCRCTGYEAIMRAARAISSYGKVAKDPLAIERKTITARLKAMHDGARVEIGAGKKRLIVPADADDFAAVLDKEPGATVVAGSTDVGLWVTKHMRDISPVVFIGALDGLCGISEDKGVITIGAGVTYTEAFSKLSSRIPALGALVDRIGGEQVRNMGTIGGNIANGSPIGDTPPPLIALGATLTLRKGEKRRTILLEKFFIAYGKQDRQPGEFVEAVHVPIPAATTKFAVHKITKRRDEDITAALGAFFLTLARDGTVSDVRIAYGGMAATPKRASAVEGALLGKPWTEQTVEAAMAEYVRDFTPLTDMRASAEYRALAARNLLLRFFAETSGTGAPVQVTRHEAA; this is encoded by the coding sequence GTGGCCAAAGTCAATATCCGCAACGAAATCCGTTTCATTCTGAATGGTCAGGACGTCGTGTTGTCCTCGGTCGCGCCTGACGAGACCCTGCTCGACTGGCTGCGGCTCAACCGCTCGCTGCGCGGCACCAAGGAAGGCTGCGCCGAAGGCGATTGCGGCGCCTGCACCGTGCTGGTTGGAAAGCTCGCGGCTGGCGGTCTTGTCTATGAAAGCGTCAACGCCTGCATCCGTTTCCTCGGTTCGCTGGATGGCACGCATGTCGTGACCGTGGAGCACCTGCACGGCGCGCCCGGCCATCTGCACCCGGTGCAGCAGGCGATGGTTGACTTCCATGGCTCACAATGCGGCTTCTGCACGCCGGGCTTCATCATGTCGCTCTATGGTCTCTGGATGAAGTCCCCCGACCCCTCGGATGCGGCAATAGAAAAGGCGCTGCAAGGCAATCTCTGCCGCTGCACCGGCTATGAAGCAATCATGCGCGCCGCCAGGGCCATCTCCAGCTATGGCAAGGTGGCCAAGGATCCGCTGGCGATCGAACGCAAGACGATCACCGCCAGGCTGAAAGCAATGCATGATGGCGCGCGCGTCGAGATCGGCGCCGGCAAGAAGCGGCTGATCGTGCCGGCCGATGCCGACGATTTCGCTGCTGTGCTCGACAAGGAGCCGGGTGCCACCGTCGTCGCCGGCTCGACCGATGTCGGGCTGTGGGTGACCAAGCATATGCGCGACATTTCACCGGTGGTGTTCATCGGCGCTCTCGATGGGCTGTGCGGCATTTCAGAGGACAAGGGCGTCATCACCATTGGCGCCGGCGTCACCTACACCGAGGCGTTCTCGAAGCTCTCCAGCCGTATTCCGGCCCTGGGGGCGCTGGTTGACCGCATCGGCGGCGAGCAGGTGCGCAACATGGGTACGATCGGCGGCAACATCGCCAACGGCTCGCCCATCGGCGACACGCCGCCGCCGCTGATCGCGCTCGGTGCCACGCTGACCCTGCGCAAGGGCGAGAAGCGGCGGACGATCTTGCTCGAGAAGTTCTTCATTGCCTATGGCAAGCAGGACCGGCAGCCTGGCGAATTCGTCGAGGCCGTGCATGTGCCGATCCCGGCAGCGACGACGAAGTTCGCCGTGCACAAGATCACCAAGCGCCGCGACGAGGACATCACGGCTGCCCTTGGCGCCTTCTTCCTGACGCTGGCCAGGGACGGCACTGTCTCTGACGTGCGCATCGCTTATGGCGGCATGGCGGCAACGCCGAAGCGGGCGTCCGCTGTCGAGGGCGCGCTGCTTGGCAAACCGTGGACCGAACAGACGGTGGAGGCCGCGATGGCTGAATATGTGAGGGATTTCACCCCGCTGACCGATATGCGGGCCTCGGCCGAATATCGCGCCCTGGCGGCGCGCAATCTTCTGTTGCGGTTCTTCGCCGAGACCAGCGGCACAGGCGCGCCGGTTCAGGTTACCCGTCACGAGGCGGCATGA
- the uraH gene encoding hydroxyisourate hydrolase: MAETSKADGGRLTTHVLDTASGKPAAGMSIAFYRHDGTARTHLKTVVTNADGRCDAPLLAGADFRTGEYELVFAAGDYLRRQGTVLPEPAFLDSVPIRFGMAEAVHYHVPLLVSPYGYSTYRGS; the protein is encoded by the coding sequence ATGGCAGAAACGTCGAAAGCCGATGGCGGTCGTTTGACAACACACGTCCTGGACACCGCCAGCGGCAAGCCGGCCGCGGGGATGTCGATCGCGTTCTATCGTCACGATGGCACGGCTCGGACCCATCTGAAGACTGTCGTTACCAATGCCGATGGCCGCTGCGATGCGCCGTTGCTGGCTGGCGCGGACTTCCGTACCGGCGAATATGAATTGGTTTTCGCCGCCGGCGACTACCTGCGCCGCCAGGGAACGGTGCTGCCCGAGCCGGCCTTCCTCGACAGCGTGCCGATCCGCTTCGGCATGGCGGAGGCCGTGCATTATCATGTGCCGCTGCTCGTCTCGCCTTACGGCTATTCGACGTATCGGGGGAGTTGA